In bacterium, the following proteins share a genomic window:
- a CDS encoding FHA domain-containing protein: MKFFIIKENEKSVQELSLEDGVYLIGRKEGNRIVLPDKSVSRQHAQLEIKAENVTIHDLNSANGVFVNGEQIEKETINEGDTVQVGKYSLELKSDDGEKTRMAPGSYTSPKYRLMLMEGARVKEEYQLDENELAIGRAEENKIVLKNETVSRKHAIVKKENNQYKIADLGSSNGTFVNNKKIKEKVLSKGDEIKIGKFVLKFVTEGSCPEPGLFAMVLPYQKKLVEAWNKPPIRLGIIGFGVVLAIILIMSLIPTRSPEKRGIIEVSDNTVANLIKQGKKLHEADQKIKALEVFNKVLQMDPDNLDAQIYVEKSRGDEAIAQYLTRGLELYQKAQWENALRQFEKVLSLDPENSRGIEYFNKTKKEMQVQKALKLADEYIIAEELPKAQTELNNALDLRPEDTHIREKLNLIEHKLLSLRHFEKGKEFFEKGNYANALVELEKISAQSKYANEAKRLVAQIGDLQKAEKFFDEAKKLYQKGSASQAIELMQMVLDINNDYTEAQEFLDKVKNVTQAFDRGVSFSANQQLMKAVDEWRQVLSLEQDRENFYYAEAIQYIKTVRPYLIETLHQHMEKGKNFVQEEKFKEALLEFQFVLTVEPDHKEALENINELQVHIKEKARELYIQGYTLKDININRAVEKWKQVLDIASPEDEYYTKAKEQIKKHR, from the coding sequence ATGAAATTTTTTATCATTAAAGAAAACGAAAAATCAGTTCAAGAGTTATCTTTGGAAGACGGAGTATATCTCATTGGAAGAAAGGAAGGAAACCGCATAGTTCTTCCTGATAAGAGTGTTTCAAGACAACATGCCCAATTAGAAATTAAGGCAGAGAATGTGACTATCCATGATTTGAACTCTGCCAATGGAGTCTTTGTAAATGGGGAACAAATAGAAAAAGAGACCATTAATGAAGGAGATACTGTTCAGGTCGGGAAATATAGTCTAGAACTAAAAAGTGACGATGGAGAAAAAACCAGAATGGCGCCTGGGTCTTATACATCTCCAAAATACAGATTGATGTTAATGGAAGGGGCGAGAGTTAAAGAGGAGTATCAGCTGGACGAAAATGAATTGGCTATTGGCAGGGCTGAAGAAAATAAAATAGTCCTTAAAAATGAGACAGTATCTCGAAAACATGCCATAGTTAAGAAGGAAAATAATCAATATAAAATAGCAGACCTTGGAAGTAGCAATGGGACTTTTGTTAATAATAAGAAGATCAAGGAAAAAGTGCTCTCTAAAGGAGATGAAATTAAAATTGGGAAATTTGTTCTGAAGTTTGTAACAGAGGGGTCATGTCCAGAACCAGGTCTGTTCGCAATGGTATTACCATATCAAAAAAAACTTGTTGAGGCATGGAATAAACCACCCATAAGATTAGGAATAATTGGGTTTGGCGTCGTCTTGGCTATTATATTGATCATGAGTCTTATTCCAACTCGTTCTCCGGAAAAGAGGGGCATAATTGAGGTCTCAGATAATACTGTTGCAAATCTCATCAAACAGGGTAAAAAATTACACGAAGCAGACCAAAAAATCAAAGCGCTTGAAGTTTTTAACAAAGTTTTGCAGATGGATCCGGATAATCTTGATGCGCAGATCTATGTGGAAAAATCAAGAGGTGATGAAGCGATTGCCCAATATCTTACACGTGGTCTTGAACTTTATCAAAAAGCCCAATGGGAAAATGCTCTGCGCCAATTTGAAAAAGTATTGAGCCTGGATCCTGAGAACAGCAGAGGAATAGAATACTTTAACAAGACCAAGAAAGAAATGCAGGTTCAAAAAGCTCTTAAACTGGCAGATGAGTATATCATTGCTGAGGAACTCCCTAAAGCGCAGACAGAGTTAAATAATGCGCTCGATTTAAGACCTGAAGACACTCATATAAGGGAAAAACTTAATCTTATTGAACATAAGCTGCTGTCTCTTAGACACTTTGAAAAAGGGAAGGAGTTTTTTGAAAAAGGGAATTATGCGAATGCCTTAGTAGAACTAGAAAAAATATCTGCACAATCTAAATATGCCAATGAAGCCAAAAGATTGGTAGCTCAGATTGGAGATCTGCAAAAAGCGGAAAAGTTTTTTGACGAGGCAAAGAAACTCTATCAAAAAGGAAGTGCTTCTCAAGCCATTGAGTTAATGCAAATGGTCTTAGATATAAACAACGATTATACAGAGGCGCAGGAGTTTCTGGATAAAGTGAAGAATGTTACTCAAGCATTTGATAGAGGCGTATCTTTTTCCGCTAATCAGCAGCTTATGAAAGCGGTTGATGAGTGGCGGCAGGTGCTTTCTCTGGAACAGGACAGAGAAAATTTCTATTATGCGGAGGCTATCCAGTATATTAAAACAGTGAGGCCTTATTTAATAGAAACACTTCATCAGCACATGGAGAAAGGCAAGAATTTTGTTCAGGAAGAAAAATTCAAGGAAGCTCTTTTGGAATTTCAGTTTGTCCTAACAGTAGAGCCTGATCATAAAGAAGCTCTGGAGAATATTAATGAGCTTCAGGTTCATATAAAGGAGAAAGCCAGAGAATTATATATTCAGGGATACACCCTTAAGGATATTAATATCAATAGAGCTGTAGAAAAATGGAAGCAGGTACTGGATATAGCATCTCCTGAGGATGAGTATTACACAAAAGCTAAAGAACAAATTAAAAAACATAGGTGA